Proteins co-encoded in one Conger conger chromosome 4, fConCon1.1, whole genome shotgun sequence genomic window:
- the enosf1 gene encoding mitochondrial enolase superfamily member 1, with protein MLKAKITRLSVSDVRFPTSLEQHGSDAMHTDPDYSVAYVVIETDGGLKGYGLTFTLGKGTEIVVCAVEALSAFVVGTCLEEIVSDFRAFYRLLTSDGQMRWIGPEKGVIQLATAAVLNAVWDLWARAEGKPLWKLLVDMDAKKLISCIDFRYITDALTEQEALDILLKGQEGKGQREEQMLKEGYPAYTTSCAWIGYPDQQLKQLCTEALKDGWTRFKVKVGVDLQDDIRRCRLIRQIIGPSNTLMIDANQRWDVGEAVTWVTSLAEFQPLWIEEPTSPDDILGHATISKALAPLGIGVATGEQCHNRVMFKQLLQASALQFVQIDSCRLGSVNENLAVLLMACKFQVPVCPHAGGVGLCELVQHLILFDYISVSASLHNRMCEYVDHLHEHFKSPVEIQNAHYMPPKDPGYSTEMLEESVLQHQYPQGDVWQGHPGR; from the exons ATGCTTAAGGCAAAAATTACTAGATTGTCTGTCAGCGATGTTCGATTCCCTACTTCGTTGGAGCAACATGGTTCGGATGCAATG CACACAGACCCAGATTACTCCGTTGCCTATGTTGTCATCGAGACAGACGGTGGATTGAAGGGGTACGGCCTAACGTTCACCTTAGGAAAAGGCACGGAAATCG ttgtgtgtgcagtggaggCCCTCTCTGCGTTCGTGGTGGGGACATGCCTAGAGGAGATTGTCAGCGACTTCAGAGCCTTCTACCGGCTCCTGACCAGCGATGGGCAGATGAGATGG ATTGGGCCAGAGAAAGGGGTGATCCAGTTGGCTACCGCCGCAGTGCTGAATGCAGTGTGGGACCTGTGGGCCAGGGCGGAGGGAAAG CCACTTTGGAAGTTGCTAGTAGACATG GATGCCAAAAAACTAATATCGTGCATCGACTTCAGATATATCACTGATGCTCTCACAGAACAAGAGGCCTTGG ATATACTGCTGAAAGGTCAAGAAGGGAAAGGTCAAAGAG AGGAGCAGATGCTGAAGGAGGGGTACCCAGCATACACCACTTCCTGTGCCTGGATAGGATACCCTGACCAGCAGCTCAAACAG CTCTGCACTGAGGCACTGAAAGATGGCTGGACGAG GTTCAAAGTGAAGGTGGGGGTGGACCTGCAGGATGACATCCGTAGGTGCCGTCTCATCAGGCAGATAATCGGACCCAGCAACACTCTG ATGATCGACGCCAACCAGAGGTGGGACGTGGGGGAGGCCGTAACCTGGGTGACCAGCCTGGCGGAGTTCCAGCCGCTGTGGATCGAGGAGCCCACGTCCCCCGACGACATCCTGGGCCATGCGACCATCTCCAAG GCCCTGGCTCCGCTCGGCATCGGCGTGGCCACTGGCGAGCAG TGTCATAACCGGGTGATGTTCAAGCAGCTGCTGCAGGCCTCTGCGCTGCAGTTTGTGCAGATCGACAGCTGCAGGCTGGGCAGCGTCAACGAGAACCTGGCCGTGCTCCTCATGGCCTGCAAGTTCCAGG TGCCTGTGTGCCCCCATGCAGGGGGAGTGGGTCTCTGTGAGCTGGTGCAGCACCTGATACTCTTCGACTACATCTCCGTGTCTGCCAGCCTCCACAACCG gATGTGTGAGTACGTGGATCATCTCCATGAGCACTTTAAAAGTCCGGTTGAGATTCAGAATGCCCACTACATGCCACCGAAG GACCCAGGGTACTCCACAGAGATGCTGGAGGAATCGGTGCTGCAGCACCAGTACCCTCAGGGGGACGTGTGGCAGGGCCATCCAGGACGCTGA